One region of Ptiloglossa arizonensis isolate GNS036 chromosome 8, iyPtiAriz1_principal, whole genome shotgun sequence genomic DNA includes:
- the Prx5 gene encoding peroxiredoxin 5: protein MNQLINRAILVGERASLSCFARSFRVSSQNMVIAVGDKLPAIDLFEDSPTKKVNLAKIATGKKIVVFAVPGAFTPGCSKTHLPGFIQKAGDLKAKGITEIFCVSINDPFVMAAWGKDHKAEGKVRMLADPTGQFTDALELSVDMPVLGGKRSKRYSMVLEDGVVKELNVEPDNTGLSCSLAENIKL from the exons ATGAATCAACTCATaaatcgagcaattcttgtCGGCGAACGAGCATCGCTTAGTTGTTTTGCAAGAAGCTTTCGTGTATCATCTCAAAACATGGTTATTGCT GTAGGTGATAAGCTACCTGCAATTGATCTCTTTGAGGACTCACCTACAAAGAAAGTAAATCTTGCAAAAATTGCAACAGGTAAAAAGATTGTGGTATTTGCAGTACCAGGTGCCTTTACACCAGGATgttcaaaa acACATCTTCCGGGCTTCATTCAAAAAGCTGGAGATTTAAAAGCTAAAGGAATTACAGAAATCTTTTGTGTTTCTATTAATGATCCATTTGTTATGGCAGCTTGGGGTAAAGATCATAAAGCAGAAGGCAAG GTACGCATGTTGGCAGATCCTACAGGTCAATTTACAGATGCATTAGAACTTTCTGTAGATATGCCTGTATTAGGAGGAAAAAGAAGTAAGCGTTATTCAATGGTTCTTGAAGATGGAGTAGTTAAAGAGTTAAATGTTGAACCAGACAATACTGGACTTTCTTGTTCTTTggctgaaaatattaaattgtaa